Proteins encoded by one window of Monoglobus pectinilyticus:
- a CDS encoding cysteine-rich VLP domain-containing protein, protein MSDNLPRMDYRQHRRARRLVHECCNYDEGNCLLLDDGEPCVCVQSISFSLMCHWFRVAVLPLDGELAAALLCRGSRKRCAVCGAAFVPKSNRGKYCPDCAGRMKKIKAAERKRKQRQRCHALEPFKPA, encoded by the coding sequence ATGAGCGATAACCTGCCCCGCATGGACTACCGCCAGCACCGGCGGGCGCGGCGGCTGGTACATGAGTGCTGTAACTACGATGAGGGGAACTGCCTGCTATTGGACGACGGGGAGCCTTGCGTGTGCGTCCAGAGCATTTCCTTTTCCCTCATGTGCCACTGGTTCCGTGTGGCTGTCCTGCCCCTTGACGGGGAGCTGGCCGCAGCCCTCTTGTGCCGGGGAAGCCGGAAACGGTGTGCCGTCTGCGGGGCGGCCTTTGTCCCCAAATCCAACCGGGGAAAATACTGCCCCGACTGCGCCGGGCGCATGAAGAAAATCAAAGCCGCCGAGAGAAAGCGGAAACAAAGGCAGAGATGTCACGCTTTAGAGCCTTTCAAACCCGCATAA